The Desulfotignum phosphitoxidans DSM 13687 DNA segment TAATTCGTTTCAGAAGGCCTTTTTCTTCACAAACTGCGACAAAGTCTCTCATGTCTTTCATGGGCTGTTCTCCTTTTGCATTGCCACCTTATTTTTGATGCAAAAATAGGGTGGCCTGCGCATTGCGCACGGGTTGATATTTTTTGTCAGACCTTGAATGTCAAGGCTGAACGATAAAATACAGTGGTGTTTATAATTAATTAATTAATTACTTACTTTTCTGCCGGCGACAAGTCCTGCGCATATATGTTCAAGGGCAGAAGATCTTTTGGACATAACAGGCGTCACTTTTTTATCACTCCATACCGTTTCAGGACGGCTTTGAAGAATCATGATTTTGGCTTTGCCGGGCGTGTCTTTGTCGATAGCCCATTCAATGTCCATGGCCTTGCCGTAATGGGTTTCAATTTTTTTACCAATTTTGGCAAGCTCGATAACATCCAGGTCCACCACGCATTGGGTATCCTGTCTTTCTGCAGGGACATCCTGTTTTATAATGCAATGTTTCTCAGGATTACGGGTGTATAGAAAGGTTTTATGTGAAATGGTTTTTTTTATGATTTCATTTGAAATTTTATTGACGATAAAATTATCCGGTGTACATTCGCCGCTGACAACACTTTCCCCGAATCCCCAGTTTGCATCAATGGCAACAGATGCCCTGTCTCCGGAGGCAGGATTCAAAGTGAACATAACACCGGCGACCCATGCATTTGCCATTTTTTGGACACCCACCGATATTTCTACTTTATCGTGGGGGAACCCCATTTTCGTTCGATAATAGATGGCTCTTGCAGCGAAGAGGCTGGACCAGCATTTTTTTACATGGGTAAACACATCATCAATACCTCTTATCCAGAGAAAAGTATCCTGCTGGCCGGCGAAGCTGGCTCCGGGCAGATCTTCTGCTGTAGCACTTGATCTCACAGCCACGGGAACAGCAGGGACGTGACATTTTTTGGAAAGCTGTCTGTAAAATTCGCCCATATAATCCTGAAGGTTTTCGTCAATCGGCGTGTTTTCAATAAGCGCCCGAATTTTTTTACTGGCTATTTCTCCGGAATCCATGTCATTGGGCTTGATGTCTTCCAGAATCTTAAAGATTTCTTTTTTTATCCCGCCTTGTTCAAGAAACCGTTTATAGGCTTTGGTGGTTAGGGCAAAGCCCGGTGGTACCGGTATTTCAGCACTGAGCAGTTCACCAAGGCTTGCATTTTTGCCTCCCACTATGGGGATGGATTCCAGATTGCATTCTTCAAACCAGAGAACATAGTCATGTCTTTTTTCCATGGTATCAGATCACCTTTCGATATAAATTCTACCCGTATCTCCGTTCAATTTGATTTTCATGCCGGATTTGATAATGGTTGTTGCCTGGCCTGTTCCGACAACCGCCGGCATGCCGTATTCACGACAGACAATGGCCGCATGGCACATGATGCCGCCCACATCGGTAACAACCCCTTTTATTTTCTGAAATACCGGTGCCCAGGAAGGAGATGTGGTCGGTGCCACCAGTATCTCGTTTTCCTTGAGTTGACCGATGTCTTCAACGGATCGGCATACCCTGGCAATACCTTCAACCACACCTGGTGATCCGGCAAACCCTTCGATTTCATTCACCTTGTCCGGGTCGCCGATTTTCCTTAATTTGGTCCAGGCGGTCATGCTTTCATTGGTAACGCCCCAAAGCACAATGGTGAACGGTTCCGCGATAACGTCAGGCGGGGTGCCGACGGCCGGGATGGGCGGATGTTCTTTGAATTTTTGATATACGCCTTTTCTCCATGCGATCTCTTCCGGCCAGTGCAGCGGACCATATCCTTTGGTGCCTGTTGCCCACGCCGTGACCAGATCCCATAATGCTTCCTTGATTTCACTGCGGGACATCATCCAGATATCTTCGGGTTCGTTTAAAAATTTGTGGTCTGTCATGATGGCCGCAATTTCCCGCATTTTGTTCCAGAATACCGAGTGAAACCAGTGTTCTACGTAAAACATGTGATTTTCAACATAGGGAAATACCAGTTCGGCGGTGCCATGGAGTTGATCAAATGTCTGCCTGTCTTCATCGGTTTTCAAAAAACCCCGATACTCATGAACAAGCCGTTTCCGTTCCTCTTTGATTTGATCCATGGGCCGGTCGATATTATGGCCGCCAATGATTTTTTTTATATAGATTCTGATGGAACTCATGGGGATATTCAGATTGTCATTCCATGAAATATCCTGGTGGTACCAGCCGGTGCCGG contains these protein-coding regions:
- a CDS encoding PEP-utilizing enzyme, producing the protein MADKSFPNPHEIEAIPGTEGWERMYPYHYFFSTKDKEREAYENNTFWFNDALHYPEPLYPFDIIWDEAWFLGLSQFNTRIFMIPPVYGVDHRIINGNVYISPVPITDPEEVQKRIPLFMERAGYYYENWDRLHEQWEKKMTGIISDIENLEVKQLPAMEDISVVKNGIGTSSGYELLKTYDKLIDRGIRCWQYHFEFLNLGYASYVTFVDFCTKAFPDIPLQKITQMVAGIDVILYKPDDELRKLAKLAVEFDLGSHIGDDTKNVEDVIAALQSSENGKKWITAWEKAKYPWFNISTGTGWYHQDISWNDNLNIPMSSIRIYIKKIIGGHNIDRPMDQIKEERKRLVHEYRGFLKTDEDRQTFDQLHGTAELVFPYVENHMFYVEHWFHSVFWNKMREIAAIMTDHKFLNEPEDIWMMSRSEIKEALWDLVTAWATGTKGYGPLHWPEEIAWRKGVYQKFKEHPPIPAVGTPPDVIAEPFTIVLWGVTNESMTAWTKLRKIGDPDKVNEIEGFAGSPGVVEGIARVCRSVEDIGQLKENEILVAPTTSPSWAPVFQKIKGVVTDVGGIMCHAAIVCREYGMPAVVGTGQATTIIKSGMKIKLNGDTGRIYIER
- a CDS encoding PEP/pyruvate-binding domain-containing protein — translated: MEKRHDYVLWFEECNLESIPIVGGKNASLGELLSAEIPVPPGFALTTKAYKRFLEQGGIKKEIFKILEDIKPNDMDSGEIASKKIRALIENTPIDENLQDYMGEFYRQLSKKCHVPAVPVAVRSSATAEDLPGASFAGQQDTFLWIRGIDDVFTHVKKCWSSLFAARAIYYRTKMGFPHDKVEISVGVQKMANAWVAGVMFTLNPASGDRASVAIDANWGFGESVVSGECTPDNFIVNKISNEIIKKTISHKTFLYTRNPEKHCIIKQDVPAERQDTQCVVDLDVIELAKIGKKIETHYGKAMDIEWAIDKDTPGKAKIMILQSRPETVWSDKKVTPVMSKRSSALEHICAGLVAGRKVSN